Part of the Leptolyngbya sp. BL0902 genome, CGGCAGGGGGTCACGTTGGTACGGTGCTGCAATTTGGCCTTGCGAGCCGCTGATGCAGCCTTATATCTTACGGTGAAAGTCGCCGCTATGACGTTCTCTAAATTTTAGAAAAGGTCGCAGGGTTAGGGCAAAAAGTTACGGCGAAATTCCGTCACCTGATCCGCCACTTTCAGCAGCGATTCCGGCATTTCTGGCCCCGTGAGGATGATGTCAATTTGGGGCGGACGATGGCGCAGCAACTCCACCACCTCATCGGCGGAAATCAAGTCGTTGTGAACCGCGAGGCTGAGTTCGTCTAGCACCACCAGCCCGTAACGACCTTTGTTGATGACAGATTGGGTATGCTGCCACAGGCGGGCTACGGCTTGCCGCGCCTCTGGAGCGGTTGGGGCTGCATGGATACAGTAGGGCAGGGCGCAACGGATCCAATCTAGGTTCTGCCCAAGCTGCATGGGGCTATCGGGGCCTTGATCGATACCGCCCTTCAAGAACTGAACAATCAGGGTGGGCTTACCCTGTTCAGCCGTGCGGAGTGCCTGCGCCATCACGTTGCTAAAAAAGCTGCGGTGAACCGAGGTGTACACCTGCACCGTCCCCTCAATGGTTTGGAGCAAGGGATGGCGGAGCACGGCGGGAGACGACGGAACAAAGCCCGTCACTTTAAGTTGGGAGACCATCGGGCTGGGGGCGATTTTGGAAAAGCTGGGCTAAATATAGCGTACTTTTGGCGAGGAAAACGGTATCAGACACCATATGTCATCCAATTGAAGGACACCCCTCTGCCCCCCGCCGAGGCCAAAAGCACGGCCAATACCAGGGGCCTGCTGTATTCTAGGGGACGACCTCTTTCCCCAGTTCTCCCTATGGCTTGGCAGCGTCCCGATGGTCGTCAACCCGATCAACTGCGCCCCGTCAGTTTTCAGCGGCGGTTTACGAAATTTGCCGAGGGATCGGTGCTGACTCGCTGCGGCGACACCCAGGTGCTCTGTACCGTAGGGATTGAAGAGGGCGTACCCAAATTTCTCAAGGGCACGGGCCGGGGCTGGCTGACGGCGGAATATCGGATGTTGCCCGGAGCCACCCCCCAGCGCCAAACCCGCGAGATGCTGAAGCTCTCTGGCCGCACCCAGGAAATTCAGCGCCTTATTGGTCGCAGCCTGCGCGCTGCCCTAGACTTTGACCTGCTGGGAGAACGCACCCTCTTTGTCGATGCAGACGTGCTTCAGGCCGATGCTGGAACGCGCACCGCCTCCATTACCGGGGGTTACGTGGCCTTGCAAGAAGCCATTGCCTCCCTGCTGGAT contains:
- a CDS encoding P-loop NTPase family protein yields the protein MVSQLKVTGFVPSSPAVLRHPLLQTIEGTVQVYTSVHRSFFSNVMAQALRTAEQGKPTLIVQFLKGGIDQGPDSPMQLGQNLDWIRCALPYCIHAAPTAPEARQAVARLWQHTQSVINKGRYGLVVLDELSLAVHNDLISADEVVELLRHRPPQIDIILTGPEMPESLLKVADQVTEFRRNFLP
- the rph gene encoding ribonuclease PH, which encodes MAWQRPDGRQPDQLRPVSFQRRFTKFAEGSVLTRCGDTQVLCTVGIEEGVPKFLKGTGRGWLTAEYRMLPGATPQRQTREMLKLSGRTQEIQRLIGRSLRAALDFDLLGERTLFVDADVLQADAGTRTASITGGYVALQEAIASLLDRGVLTQSPLVHQVAAVSVGLLGDGVFLDLSYEEDVAAIVDFNLVLNENLDIIEVQGTAEDGSFSRHHMNQILDLGERGIQQLLAAQRDAFAEP